The Fimbriimonadaceae bacterium nucleotide sequence ACGTTCGGCAGGCCCGAGTTCTCGAACGGGACCGTCTGCCCGCTCCGCCCGGAGCCGAGCGACGGATCGTCCATGTCCTTGGTGCGGCTTCCCGGATCCCCGATCTGGATCAAGAAGGGTTTCGGCTCCTTCACGACCTTGTGGAACCGCTGCCCGTCATAAAACTTCTGCCCCACCAAGCGTGTGACCTGGGCGACAGTCTTGGGCGCTTTCTCGTCAGCCAGCTGGATCACGATCTGGCCCTTGCCCTGCACCGTCAGCACGAGCTGAGAGTCCGCGACGGGACGGCTACCGGCCGCAACGGCCAGCGGCACGACCAAGAGGAAGAGGAGGCGGAGGATGAACTTCACGGGCTTGCCAATGGTAAGACGTCTCGAACCCGCCCAAGGCTCGGCTCAGTCGTCCAAGAGGCGGCCATAACCGTCGTATTTCA carries:
- a CDS encoding peptidylprolyl isomerase, translated to MKFILRLLFLLVVPLAVAAGSRPVADSQLVLTVQGKGQIVIQLADEKAPKTVAQVTRLVGQKFYDGQRFHKVVKEPKPFLIQIGDPGSRTKDMDDPSLGSGRSGQTVPFENSGLPNVEGAVGLAALPNDRNSGDSQFYILLGPARFLDGSYTVFGNVVRGMDVVRKIELGDKVTSATIVRG